A region of Curvibacter sp. AEP1-3 DNA encodes the following proteins:
- a CDS encoding Rrf2 family transcriptional regulator, producing the protein MRLSTRGRFAITAMIDLALRESGQPVPLQDIALRHRISLSYLEQVFAKLRQNGLVESTRGPGGGYSLGFRGDSITVADIIGAIEEKEESSRETSQSAQDMTRDLWAALQSTVVAHMRTITLRSLAEEQRAKGFAVKERKVAKKGVLQKLKPLAPVRTTAPNSVFALGQALSFNGGR; encoded by the coding sequence ATGCGACTCAGTACCCGCGGACGTTTTGCCATTACCGCCATGATCGACCTGGCTTTGCGCGAAAGCGGCCAGCCGGTGCCTCTGCAGGACATCGCGCTCCGGCACCGCATTTCGCTGTCTTACCTGGAGCAGGTTTTTGCAAAGCTGCGCCAGAACGGCCTGGTAGAGAGCACCCGCGGCCCCGGCGGCGGTTACTCCCTGGGCTTCCGGGGCGACAGCATCACCGTGGCCGACATCATTGGCGCCATCGAAGAGAAGGAAGAGTCCAGCCGTGAAACCTCCCAGAGCGCGCAGGACATGACCCGCGACCTGTGGGCTGCGCTGCAAAGCACCGTGGTGGCGCACATGCGCACCATCACCCTGCGCAGCCTGGCTGAGGAGCAGCGTGCCAAGGGCTTTGCGGTCAAGGAACGCAAAGTGGCCAAGAAGGGCGTGTTGCAAAAGCTCAAGCCTTTGGCCCCTGTGCGCACCACCGCCCCGAACTCGGTATTCGCCTTGGGTCAAGCGCTGTCGTTCAACGGCGGGCGCTAA
- a CDS encoding DUF599 family protein translates to MATLHPAWWAWGATAAIMVAYTLYLALLARTVAWRTHGRLRQDWLDAMSAQPGSEVLAVQTLRNSVMTATMTASTAALGLMGALGLAAPALRTLSESGGNPVLSPALAGEITVMLLLVLTLVSTTLSIRYYHHTGFVCAMPVGSTPRTQWMDTGRCHLRSAGLLYSVGLRSLVWVTPFLAGLVLPLAGVAVAVLVAAALLMTDRSP, encoded by the coding sequence ATGGCCACCTTGCACCCCGCTTGGTGGGCGTGGGGCGCCACGGCCGCCATCATGGTGGCCTACACGCTCTATCTCGCACTCCTTGCACGTACCGTTGCTTGGCGCACCCACGGCCGGCTGCGGCAGGACTGGCTGGACGCCATGTCCGCGCAGCCCGGCTCAGAAGTATTGGCGGTGCAAACCCTGCGCAACTCCGTCATGACCGCCACCATGACAGCGTCTACCGCGGCACTCGGGCTCATGGGCGCCCTGGGGCTGGCCGCACCGGCATTGCGCACCTTGTCGGAAAGCGGCGGCAACCCCGTGTTGTCGCCCGCATTGGCGGGAGAGATCACGGTCATGCTGTTGTTGGTGTTGACCTTGGTGAGCACCACCTTGTCCATCCGCTACTACCACCACACCGGCTTTGTGTGTGCCATGCCGGTGGGCTCCACCCCCCGCACGCAGTGGATGGACACCGGACGCTGCCACCTGCGCAGCGCCGGCCTGCTCTACAGCGTGGGCTTGCGCAGCCTGGTGTGGGTGACACCTTTTCTGGCGGGCTTGGTGCTACCCCTTGCAGGTGTGGCAGTGGCCGTGCTGGTTGCTGCGGCACTGCTCATGACGGACCGCAGCCCCTAA
- a CDS encoding MipA/OmpV family protein — protein MPARLHPLTRPTFKHSIPDLRGLAIALLACTAALGAHAQSEGEGKSLPLWEMGVFAGGVSTPAYPASVERNNRGLVLPVLVYRGEIFRAERGNVGARLVHTEDTEFDIGFAASLPASSNDIAARQGMPDLGTLVEFGPRLKTVLARPNAYSLVRFELPVRSVIEVQGGLRSQGLAVEPELTWATRVPGTAWGLSTSASLIFGDDRLNRYFYGVPADLATADRPAYEAKAGLIASRLTLMASRSLGPDVRVFGFMRAESYAGSANAGSPLYLRSTGTSAGLGLNWTLGRSEARAR, from the coding sequence ATGCCAGCCCGACTTCACCCCCTCACCCGGCCAACCTTCAAGCACAGCATTCCAGATCTGCGTGGTTTAGCCATTGCACTACTGGCCTGCACTGCAGCACTGGGCGCCCACGCGCAGTCTGAAGGCGAGGGAAAAAGCCTGCCGCTGTGGGAGATGGGCGTGTTTGCCGGCGGAGTCTCCACACCCGCCTACCCCGCATCCGTGGAGCGCAACAACCGCGGACTGGTGCTTCCGGTACTGGTGTACCGCGGCGAGATCTTCCGGGCCGAGCGTGGCAACGTAGGTGCGCGGCTGGTGCACACCGAGGACACCGAGTTCGACATCGGATTCGCCGCCTCACTCCCCGCAAGCTCCAACGACATCGCCGCCCGCCAAGGTATGCCGGACCTCGGCACGCTGGTGGAATTCGGCCCCCGGCTGAAGACTGTGCTGGCCCGGCCCAACGCATACAGCCTGGTGCGCTTTGAGCTGCCGGTGCGCAGCGTGATTGAGGTGCAAGGCGGCCTGCGCAGCCAGGGCCTGGCCGTAGAACCCGAGCTCACATGGGCCACCCGGGTGCCGGGAACTGCGTGGGGCTTGTCTACCAGCGCCAGCCTGATCTTCGGGGATGACCGGCTCAACCGCTACTTTTACGGCGTGCCGGCCGACTTGGCCACCGCCGATCGCCCGGCTTATGAAGCCAAGGCCGGCCTGATAGCGTCGCGCCTCACACTGATGGCTTCCCGCAGCTTGGGGCCCGATGTGCGGGTCTTCGGCTTCATGCGGGCGGAAAGCTATGCCGGCAGTGCCAACGCGGGCAGCCCCCTGTACTTGCGCAGCACCGGTACCTCGGCAGGCTTGGGCTTGAACTGGACGTTGGGCCGCTCGGAGGCCCGGGCACGCTAA
- a CDS encoding cupredoxin domain-containing protein, with protein MKNTIKFIAACALLASATGTFAAGSHAGGHGTEAIGKPGVAAKVSRTVQIDMSDAMRFTPSTVTVRKGETVRFVVKNSGQLKHEFNLGTEMDLKAHYEMMKKFPEMEHDEPNIASVAPGKTGEVIWQFTKAGTVNFACLHPGHYEAGMKGAVQVGAAK; from the coding sequence ATGAAAAATACTATTAAATTCATAGCTGCTTGCGCACTATTGGCGAGCGCTACCGGCACTTTTGCCGCTGGAAGCCATGCCGGAGGCCACGGTACCGAGGCCATTGGCAAGCCCGGTGTCGCCGCCAAGGTGAGCCGCACGGTGCAAATCGATATGAGCGACGCCATGCGCTTCACGCCCTCCACCGTGACGGTGCGCAAAGGCGAGACGGTGCGCTTTGTCGTCAAAAACTCCGGGCAGCTGAAACACGAGTTCAACCTCGGCACCGAGATGGACCTGAAAGCGCATTACGAAATGATGAAGAAGTTCCCCGAGATGGAACACGACGAACCCAACATCGCCAGCGTGGCGCCCGGCAAAACGGGCGAAGTGATCTGGCAGTTCACCAAAGCGGGCACTGTGAACTTTGCCTGCCTGCACCCCGGCCACTACGAGGCCGGCATGAAAGGCGCTGTGCAAGTGGGAGCTGCCAAATGA
- a CDS encoding TolC family protein, producing MKRVFLPLRAVPLALSVSLALLLSPAHAALPDGGVQSLQVEVQTRLSGLLGPSAAPLRIASPSYAGDYELTKLLQAPVDGPAAMRIALLHNPELQIALGAEGSSITDMQSTGFPARLRARDEATRLALRAYKAWVNAVAAERSAQLLREAKTTAETADELTRRMVRAGNVSRLTQAQSQATLSDAAVALARGEQAAFAAREQLIRVLGLWGAQTQFTLASALPTLPASPTDITDLEARALAARSSLQAERLSWQRKQATHVPSNVDERWDASGDAAKVRAQAVLVRSEAREAAFNLRTQWDIAHHLQTEVVPLRQFIHDELTLRYNGMLTSVFEVMADSRTRTLSSLAAAEALRDYWLAFADVQAVLAGVSPEGTAPARTGAAAGADAKPAH from the coding sequence ATGAAGCGCGTCTTCTTGCCCTTGCGCGCGGTGCCCTTGGCACTCTCTGTTTCTCTCGCACTGCTGCTCTCCCCTGCCCATGCCGCCCTGCCCGATGGCGGTGTGCAAAGCCTGCAAGTGGAAGTGCAGACCCGGCTGAGCGGCCTGCTGGGCCCGTCGGCCGCGCCATTGCGCATCGCCAGCCCGAGCTATGCAGGCGACTATGAGCTGACCAAGCTGCTTCAAGCCCCGGTGGATGGACCTGCTGCCATGCGCATCGCCCTGCTCCACAACCCTGAGCTGCAGATAGCGCTGGGTGCGGAGGGCAGCAGCATCACCGACATGCAAAGCACCGGATTTCCGGCCCGGCTGCGCGCCCGCGACGAAGCCACCCGCCTGGCCCTGCGCGCCTACAAGGCCTGGGTGAACGCGGTGGCCGCTGAACGCAGCGCCCAGCTGCTGCGCGAGGCCAAGACCACGGCCGAAACCGCTGACGAGCTCACCCGCCGCATGGTGCGCGCCGGCAATGTGAGCCGCCTGACCCAAGCCCAAAGCCAAGCCACGCTGTCAGATGCGGCAGTGGCGCTGGCACGGGGCGAGCAAGCAGCATTTGCCGCGCGCGAGCAGCTCATCCGGGTGCTGGGGCTGTGGGGTGCGCAAACCCAGTTCACATTGGCTAGTGCCCTGCCCACATTACCCGCCAGCCCCACAGACATCACCGATCTGGAAGCCCGCGCCCTGGCCGCCCGCAGCAGCTTGCAAGCCGAGCGCCTGAGTTGGCAGCGCAAACAAGCTACTCACGTGCCGTCCAATGTGGACGAGCGCTGGGACGCCTCGGGCGACGCGGCCAAAGTGCGCGCGCAAGCGGTGCTGGTGCGCAGCGAGGCGCGCGAAGCGGCCTTCAACCTGCGCACCCAGTGGGACATTGCCCACCACCTGCAAACCGAGGTGGTGCCGCTGCGCCAGTTCATCCACGACGAGCTGACCCTGCGCTACAACGGCATGCTAACCAGCGTGTTTGAGGTGATGGCCGACAGCCGCACCCGCACGCTCAGCAGCCTGGCCGCTGCGGAAGCGCTGCGCGACTACTGGCTGGCGTTTGCCGATGTGCAGGCGGTGCTGGCCGGTGTGTCGCCCGAAGGCACCGCCCCCGCGCGCACCGGTGCCGCAGCCGGCGCCGATGCCAAACCTGCGCATTGA
- a CDS encoding multicopper oxidase family protein: MNRRNFFNGAAATAMGAVAAASVSRVAMAALPEPVLQTSPATMPPLVPGTGRPYNPVVTLNGWTLPWRMNQGVKEFHLVAEPVVREMAPGFKANMWGYNGQSPGPTIEVVEGDRVRVFVTNKLPEHTSVHWHGQRLPNGMDGVSGLNQAPIPVGKTFVYEFVARRPGTFMYHPHADEMTQMAMGMMGFWVTHPKTKNPLISEVDRDFCFLLNAYDIDPGSMTPKTMTMLDFNLWSWNSRIFPGIDTLNVRKMDKVRIRVGNLTMTNHPIHLHGHEFMVTGSDGGPWPLAARVPEITTDIAVGQMRQFEFVADEEGDWAFHCHKSHHTMNAMGHNVPNMIGVDHRGLVGKLQRAMPDYMVMGERGMADMGEMEMALPDNTAPMMTGSGPYGGVEMGGMFSILKVRKDQKPGDYKDPGWYQQPPGTRAFEWTGAMPEPARFQAEGKGSMPLAQPPHHDTQVQVRKPMGTMNH, encoded by the coding sequence ATGAACCGACGTAACTTTTTCAACGGTGCAGCCGCCACCGCTATGGGTGCGGTAGCCGCCGCCTCGGTGAGCCGCGTGGCCATGGCCGCCTTGCCCGAACCGGTGCTGCAAACATCACCCGCCACCATGCCGCCCCTGGTGCCCGGTACCGGCCGGCCCTACAACCCGGTGGTCACCCTCAACGGTTGGACCCTGCCCTGGCGCATGAACCAGGGCGTGAAGGAATTCCATCTGGTGGCCGAACCCGTAGTGCGCGAAATGGCGCCCGGCTTCAAAGCCAATATGTGGGGCTACAACGGCCAGAGCCCCGGCCCCACCATCGAGGTGGTGGAGGGCGACCGGGTGCGCGTGTTTGTGACCAACAAACTGCCCGAGCACACCAGCGTGCACTGGCACGGCCAGCGCCTGCCCAACGGCATGGACGGCGTGTCGGGCCTGAACCAGGCGCCCATTCCGGTGGGCAAGACCTTTGTGTACGAGTTTGTGGCCCGCCGCCCCGGCACCTTTATGTACCACCCGCATGCCGACGAGATGACGCAAATGGCCATGGGCATGATGGGCTTCTGGGTGACGCACCCCAAAACTAAAAATCCACTGATCAGCGAGGTAGACCGCGACTTTTGCTTTCTGCTCAATGCCTACGACATCGACCCCGGCAGCATGACGCCCAAGACCATGACCATGCTGGACTTCAACCTCTGGAGCTGGAACAGCCGCATCTTCCCCGGCATCGACACACTGAACGTGCGCAAGATGGACAAGGTGCGCATCCGCGTGGGCAACCTCACCATGACAAACCATCCCATCCACCTGCACGGCCACGAATTCATGGTGACCGGTAGCGACGGCGGGCCCTGGCCATTGGCCGCGCGGGTGCCCGAAATCACCACCGACATCGCGGTGGGGCAGATGCGGCAGTTTGAGTTTGTGGCCGATGAAGAAGGCGACTGGGCCTTCCACTGCCACAAGAGCCACCACACCATGAACGCTATGGGCCACAACGTGCCCAACATGATCGGCGTGGACCACCGCGGGCTGGTAGGCAAGCTGCAGCGTGCCATGCCCGACTACATGGTGATGGGCGAGCGCGGCATGGCCGACATGGGCGAGATGGAAATGGCCCTGCCCGACAACACCGCCCCCATGATGACGGGCAGCGGCCCTTATGGCGGGGTGGAGATGGGCGGCATGTTCAGCATCCTCAAAGTGCGCAAAGACCAGAAGCCGGGGGATTACAAAGACCCGGGCTGGTACCAGCAGCCCCCCGGCACCCGCGCCTTTGAGTGGACCGGCGCAATGCCCGAGCCCGCACGCTTTCAGGCCGAAGGCAAGGGAAGCATGCCGCTGGCCCAGCCGCCCCACCACGACACCCAGGTCCAGGTGCGCAAGCCCATGGGCACCATGAACCACTGA
- the nhaR gene encoding transcriptional activator NhaR, producing the protein MNFKHLHYFWVTAKAGGIMRAGEQLHTTPQTLSGQIKLLEDWLGRKLFQKSGRNLELTEDGRLALGYADQIFTLGAELENAVRLPRGTNRVLDFKVGVADSVTKSLAYRLLEPALTLDEPVRMICSEGKFPDLLAKLALNQLDLVIADEPMSKRMSVKAFNHELGSTPMSFFCAPALRRTLKGDFPECLNDAPVLIQGAQASVRQQWEGWLSRHQLHPRTIGEFDDGALMTAFGRKGRGVFMAPSVMEADIVEQFGVEVIGRSDELVEEFFAVSVERRITHPCVVAITKTARGQLFS; encoded by the coding sequence ATGAACTTCAAGCACCTCCACTACTTTTGGGTCACCGCCAAGGCCGGCGGCATCATGCGCGCGGGTGAACAGTTGCACACCACGCCCCAGACGCTGTCGGGCCAGATCAAGCTGCTGGAAGACTGGCTGGGCCGCAAACTCTTCCAGAAAAGCGGCCGCAATCTGGAGCTCACCGAAGACGGCCGGCTGGCACTGGGCTATGCCGACCAGATCTTTACCCTGGGCGCCGAGCTGGAAAACGCGGTGCGCCTGCCGCGCGGGACCAACCGGGTGCTGGACTTCAAAGTGGGTGTGGCCGATTCGGTGACCAAGTCCCTCGCCTACCGCTTGCTGGAGCCCGCACTGACGCTGGACGAACCGGTGCGCATGATTTGCAGCGAGGGCAAGTTCCCCGACTTACTGGCCAAGCTGGCGCTCAACCAACTGGACCTGGTGATTGCGGATGAGCCCATGTCCAAGCGCATGAGCGTCAAGGCCTTTAACCACGAGCTGGGCAGCACGCCCATGAGCTTCTTTTGCGCACCGGCGCTGCGCAGGACCCTCAAAGGTGATTTCCCCGAGTGTCTGAACGATGCACCGGTACTCATACAGGGCGCTCAGGCATCGGTGCGCCAGCAGTGGGAGGGCTGGCTCAGCCGCCACCAGCTGCACCCGCGCACCATCGGCGAGTTTGACGATGGCGCGCTCATGACCGCTTTCGGCCGCAAAGGGCGCGGCGTATTCATGGCGCCCTCGGTGATGGAGGCGGACATCGTGGAGCAGTTCGGTGTGGAGGTGATCGGCCGCAGCGACGAGCTGGTGGAGGAGTTTTTTGCCGTTTCGGTGGAGCGGCGCATCACCCACCCCTGCGTGGTGGCGATTACCAAAACCGCGCGGGGCCAATTGTTCAGCTGA
- a CDS encoding YeeE/YedE family protein: protein MQIDWNHFTPWASLIGGILLGLAASLFILVNGRILGISGIVGGLLMPRGGDAAWRLAFVLGLVVAPAVYALAGGPVPATVDAGWLTLIVAGLLVGVGTRYGAGCTSGHGVCGLSRLSPRSLVATLSFMGAGFAVVSVVRHLLA from the coding sequence ATGCAAATCGATTGGAACCATTTCACCCCCTGGGCTTCGCTGATCGGGGGCATCCTGCTCGGGCTTGCCGCCAGCCTTTTCATTCTGGTGAACGGGCGCATTCTGGGCATCAGCGGCATTGTGGGCGGCCTGCTCATGCCACGCGGCGGAGATGCCGCCTGGCGCTTGGCGTTTGTGTTGGGTCTGGTCGTCGCACCCGCTGTCTATGCGCTGGCAGGCGGCCCGGTGCCTGCGACTGTGGACGCCGGCTGGCTGACCCTGATCGTGGCCGGCTTGCTGGTAGGCGTAGGCACCCGATACGGTGCTGGCTGCACCAGCGGCCACGGCGTGTGCGGTTTGTCCCGACTCTCGCCACGTTCCTTGGTCGCCACCCTGTCCTTCATGGGCGCAGGCTTTGCCGTCGTATCTGTTGTTCGCCACTTGTTGGCTTGA
- a CDS encoding ArsR/SmtB family transcription factor: protein MMADTATPAAALDLEQLRRSADAACRLMKVMSNPDRLLLLCQLSQGEKRVGELEELVGIAQPTLSQQLSVLREEGLVTTRREGKSIYYGIDSPQAMAVMGVLYNQYCGAPQGE, encoded by the coding sequence ATGATGGCTGACACCGCAACCCCCGCCGCTGCTTTGGATCTGGAGCAACTGCGCCGCTCTGCAGACGCCGCCTGCCGGCTGATGAAAGTGATGTCCAACCCCGACCGATTGCTGCTGCTGTGCCAGCTCAGCCAAGGGGAAAAGCGGGTGGGCGAACTCGAAGAACTTGTGGGCATTGCCCAGCCCACCCTGTCGCAACAGCTGAGCGTGTTGCGGGAAGAAGGCCTGGTCACCACCCGGCGCGAAGGCAAATCCATTTACTACGGCATTGACAGCCCGCAGGCGATGGCCGTCATGGGCGTTCTCTACAACCAGTACTGCGGCGCCCCTCAAGGCGAGTAA
- a CDS encoding DMT family transporter, protein MKHLLLRLTPRGISAALLAALLFGAGTPLAKWLMGDVQPWMLAGLLYLGSGLGLGLFRRLRGAAPVQLAPGEWRWLLGAIASGGVVGPVLLMVGLSGMPASGASLLLNAEGVFTAVLAWVAFRENVDRRIALGMAAIAAGALVLSWPSQHGFPGVWPALCILGACLAWALDNNLTRKVSLHDASWIACVKGLVAGSVNMLLALALGNALPPLLALGGAMLVGLLAYGVSLVLFVVGLRELGTARTGAYFSLAPFFGAALGLATGEPLTWQLAAAAALMGFGLWLHLTELHAHPHVHEALDHNHPHSHDLHHQHDRPDQPGLVLSPGEVHTHAHHHTPMRHSHPHYPDAHHQHAHP, encoded by the coding sequence ATGAAGCATCTGCTGCTCCGCCTCACCCCCCGTGGCATCAGCGCCGCCTTGCTGGCGGCTCTGCTCTTCGGGGCCGGCACGCCACTGGCCAAATGGCTGATGGGCGATGTGCAGCCCTGGATGCTGGCGGGCTTGCTCTACCTGGGCTCCGGGCTGGGCTTGGGCCTGTTCCGCAGGCTCCGTGGTGCGGCACCGGTGCAGCTCGCTCCCGGCGAGTGGCGGTGGCTGCTGGGTGCGATTGCCAGCGGGGGCGTGGTGGGCCCGGTGTTGCTGATGGTGGGCTTGAGCGGCATGCCGGCGTCAGGCGCCTCTTTGCTGCTCAATGCTGAAGGTGTGTTCACCGCCGTGCTTGCGTGGGTGGCTTTCCGCGAGAACGTGGACCGGCGCATTGCACTCGGCATGGCCGCCATTGCCGCCGGTGCGCTGGTGCTGAGCTGGCCCTCGCAGCACGGGTTTCCGGGTGTATGGCCTGCGCTGTGCATTCTGGGTGCCTGCTTGGCCTGGGCGCTGGACAACAACCTCACGCGCAAAGTGTCGCTGCACGACGCGAGCTGGATTGCCTGCGTCAAAGGCTTGGTGGCCGGCAGTGTGAACATGTTGCTGGCACTGGCGCTGGGTAACGCCTTGCCACCCTTGCTCGCCTTGGGCGGCGCCATGCTGGTGGGACTGCTGGCCTACGGCGTAAGCCTGGTGCTGTTTGTGGTGGGCCTGCGGGAGCTGGGCACAGCGCGCACCGGTGCGTATTTTTCGCTGGCGCCCTTCTTCGGCGCAGCGCTGGGCTTGGCCACTGGCGAGCCGCTGACCTGGCAGCTCGCAGCGGCGGCTGCGCTCATGGGCTTCGGGCTGTGGCTGCACCTGACCGAGCTCCATGCGCACCCCCATGTGCATGAAGCCTTGGACCACAACCATCCGCACAGCCACGATCTGCACCACCAGCACGATCGCCCCGACCAACCCGGATTGGTGCTCTCCCCCGGCGAGGTGCACACCCATGCGCACCACCACACGCCCATGCGCCATAGCCACCCGCACTACCCGGACGCGCACCACCAACACGCGCATCCGTAG
- a CDS encoding MBL fold metallo-hydrolase yields the protein MTASTATPQVKAFFDPATWTVSYVVFDHAGGQCAIVDSVLDYDPKAGRTSTMSADALMAFVKEQGLSVQWILETHAHADHLSAAHYLRKHLGGRIAIGAAITHVQNVFKGIFNLEPEFHPDGSQFDYLFAPDETFAIGELQAQALAVPGHTPACMAFKVDGGSEPDAVFVGDTLFMPDVGTARCDFPGGNANTLYRSVRSLLSMPEDTRLYMCHDYPPAGREAAWESTVGEQRAGNIHIRDGVSEQDFVAMRTTRDAGLAMPNLILPSVQINIRAGDLPPADSNGVSYLRIPLNAL from the coding sequence ATGACCGCTTCCACTGCTACCCCCCAAGTCAAAGCCTTCTTTGACCCCGCCACCTGGACCGTGAGCTATGTGGTCTTTGACCATGCCGGCGGCCAATGTGCCATCGTCGACTCGGTGCTCGACTATGACCCCAAGGCTGGCCGCACCAGCACCATGTCGGCAGATGCGCTGATGGCATTTGTCAAAGAGCAGGGTTTGAGCGTGCAGTGGATTCTGGAAACCCATGCCCATGCCGACCACCTCTCGGCAGCGCACTACCTGCGCAAGCACCTGGGCGGCCGCATTGCGATAGGGGCCGCGATCACCCACGTGCAAAACGTGTTCAAAGGCATCTTCAACCTGGAGCCCGAATTCCACCCCGATGGCAGCCAGTTCGACTACCTGTTTGCACCTGACGAAACATTTGCCATCGGCGAGCTCCAGGCACAGGCCTTGGCTGTGCCCGGCCACACCCCAGCCTGTATGGCGTTCAAAGTGGATGGCGGCAGCGAACCCGACGCCGTGTTTGTGGGCGACACCTTGTTCATGCCCGACGTGGGCACCGCACGATGCGACTTCCCAGGCGGCAATGCCAATACCCTGTACCGCAGCGTGCGCAGCCTGCTCTCCATGCCCGAAGACACGCGCCTCTACATGTGCCACGACTACCCGCCAGCCGGCCGGGAGGCTGCGTGGGAAAGCACCGTGGGTGAGCAACGTGCGGGCAACATCCATATCCGCGACGGTGTGAGCGAGCAGGACTTCGTGGCCATGCGCACCACCCGCGATGCCGGCCTGGCCATGCCCAACCTGATCCTGCCCTCGGTGCAAATCAACATCCGCGCGGGTGACCTGCCTCCCGCCGACAGCAACGGGGTGTCCTACTTGCGCATTCCGCTCAACGCGCTCTAA
- a CDS encoding copper-binding protein, whose protein sequence is MTFSQLAHRAGITLAALVCAASVFAQETAGLAQGEIRKIDKATAKITIKHGDIPSIAMPPMTMVFGVKDAAWLENAKAGDKIRFDAVLEGGKYIVTRLEADR, encoded by the coding sequence ATGACTTTCTCTCAACTGGCACACCGGGCCGGAATCACCCTTGCCGCGCTGGTGTGCGCAGCGTCTGTGTTTGCCCAAGAAACCGCCGGGCTGGCCCAGGGCGAGATCCGCAAGATCGACAAGGCGACTGCCAAAATTACCATCAAGCATGGCGACATACCCTCCATAGCGATGCCGCCCATGACCATGGTGTTTGGCGTCAAAGACGCGGCGTGGCTAGAGAACGCCAAGGCGGGTGACAAAATCCGCTTCGATGCCGTTCTGGAGGGCGGCAAGTACATCGTCACCCGCCTCGAAGCCGACCGATAA
- a CDS encoding TIGR01244 family sulfur transferase, giving the protein MSLPVRSVTPEFYVAAQLAPADMAAAAAMGFKTVINNRPDMEGGAEQPASTSMQAAAVAAGLNYVYLPVVAGSITPEQAVAMKQALDAAQQPVLAFCRSGARSTQLFMLAQQSAA; this is encoded by the coding sequence ATGAGCCTGCCCGTACGTTCCGTCACCCCCGAGTTTTATGTCGCCGCACAGTTGGCGCCGGCTGACATGGCCGCCGCCGCCGCCATGGGCTTCAAAACGGTGATAAACAACCGCCCCGATATGGAAGGCGGCGCCGAGCAACCCGCCAGCACCAGCATGCAAGCCGCGGCAGTTGCTGCCGGTTTGAACTATGTGTATCTGCCCGTGGTGGCCGGCTCCATCACCCCCGAGCAAGCCGTCGCCATGAAGCAGGCACTGGACGCTGCCCAACAACCGGTGCTGGCTTTTTGCCGCTCGGGCGCACGTTCGACCCAGCTGTTCATGCTGGCGCAGCAAAGCGCTGCCTGA
- a CDS encoding DUF411 domain-containing protein yields the protein MMTTRRTLVTSLGALLAAPVWAAKPTATPMEVWKDPNCGCCKDWVKHLEQAGFAVRVYDTGNEAKRAALGMPQALGSCHTGVVGGYAIEGHVPAKDIQRLLREKPKALGLSVPGMPIGSPGMDGAIYKGRKDPFDVLLVAANGSSTVFQSYR from the coding sequence ATGATGACGACACGCCGCACTCTAGTGACGTCCCTGGGCGCCCTGCTGGCTGCACCTGTGTGGGCTGCCAAGCCAACGGCAACCCCCATGGAGGTCTGGAAAGACCCCAACTGCGGCTGCTGCAAAGACTGGGTGAAACACCTGGAGCAAGCCGGCTTTGCCGTGCGGGTGTATGACACGGGCAACGAAGCCAAACGCGCCGCCCTCGGCATGCCGCAGGCCTTGGGCTCTTGCCACACCGGCGTGGTCGGTGGCTATGCCATTGAGGGCCATGTGCCGGCCAAAGACATCCAACGTCTGTTGCGCGAAAAGCCGAAGGCCCTGGGCCTGTCAGTGCCCGGCATGCCCATCGGCTCACCGGGAATGGACGGCGCGATCTACAAGGGCCGCAAAGACCCGTTCGATGTTTTGCTGGTGGCCGCGAATGGCAGCAGCACCGTGTTCCAGAGTTACCGCTGA
- a CDS encoding YeeE/YedE family protein, giving the protein MKNAFHHHRLAEFGVGLLFGLGLILAGMTDPSKVLGFLDLAGLWDPSLAFVMGGAILVSLGAFTLAKKRTTSFLGGAMQLPTSRDIDKRLVTGSLLFGAGWGLAGFCPGPALVSVGTGNPKAVVFVLAMLAGMALFEVLERRPAKLALKG; this is encoded by the coding sequence ATGAAAAACGCTTTTCACCACCACCGCCTGGCCGAATTCGGTGTGGGCTTGCTGTTCGGCTTGGGCCTGATCCTGGCCGGCATGACCGACCCGTCCAAGGTTCTGGGCTTTCTGGACCTGGCCGGTTTGTGGGACCCATCGCTGGCCTTCGTCATGGGCGGCGCCATTCTGGTGAGCCTGGGCGCATTCACCCTGGCCAAGAAACGTACAACCAGTTTTCTGGGTGGTGCCATGCAACTGCCCACCAGCCGCGACATCGACAAACGCCTAGTGACCGGTAGCCTGCTTTTCGGCGCGGGCTGGGGCCTGGCCGGCTTCTGCCCCGGCCCTGCGCTCGTATCTGTGGGCACCGGCAACCCCAAGGCCGTTGTGTTTGTGCTGGCCATGCTGGCCGGCATGGCGCTGTTTGAAGTGCTGGAACGTCGCCCCGCTAAACTCGCGCTGAAAGGATAA